Genomic DNA from Hordeum vulgare subsp. vulgare chromosome 2H, MorexV3_pseudomolecules_assembly, whole genome shotgun sequence:
GCCCGGGGGAGCGCGGGGAAGGCGGTCTGGCGGCGGCGTGGTGAGCGATAAGCCGGTGGGATCGAGTggcagggagtgcatgaggtagggAGGCCCGTGGTTGGCCCTGAAGGCCCAGCTGAAGAGGCTGCAGTTGGCGTGGGAGGAGGCGAATCCGGCGAGCATGGGCTTGGTGCTGCGGAGGAGGAGGGCGGAGTCGAGATGGAGCGGGTGGGAGAGCAGAGCGCGCGGCGGCTTGGGGAGGCGGGAGGCAGAAAGACGGACCTGGAGCGTGGCGGATGTGGCGTTGTAGTCTATCCAGGAATGCAGCTTTTTCGGGATGCCGCGGGGGGCGGTCTGGGCGGCCGTTTCCCCGGCGAGGTCGATTTGGACTCGGATGTGGCTGGAGTCCGCGGCCGCgaagacgacggcgagggcgttaACGGAGGGCGAGGGCGCGGCGGGCGTTAGGAAGAATGCGATGGAGGCGGCGTGAGATTTGGGGCTAGGGTGGAGAGACAAGGAGAAGTAGGTGGAGAAGCCGGAGGCGGCGGGGGCCAAATGGATGGGTTTGTGGTACTGTACCCGGGCGCGCGGGGAGcgcatggagatgtcgccggcgGAGGTGGCATTGGCGCCGGTGAGAGCGAGCTGCGCGATGGCGCCGTCGCCAGGGAAGAAATCGAgggcgaaggaggaggactggCGGGCCACGGCGGCGGACGGcaggagcaggaggagcagcagcaggtGGAGCGGCATCGTGTCCCTCGTAGCACAGCGAGAGTGGGGAGGCTCTCGATCTTGCGCCGCCTGCTTGCTTTGCTTCTCACCCTAGCACGACGGGCTTGAGCTCACGTCGATTGTCTCGGCTTCAAATTCCTTGCTTCCCCCAGATAGATTTACAGTGGGCTGGGGTGGAGTGGAGAGGAGTAGATTGGCGAGAGTGGGTGCCGCCGGAGCTAGCTGGTCGCTTTTGTTTGCTCG
This window encodes:
- the LOC123426395 gene encoding uncharacterized protein LOC123426395 is translated as MPLHLLLLLLLLPSAAVARQSSSFALDFFPGDGAIAQLALTGANATSAGDISMRSPRARVQYHKPIHLAPAASGFSTYFSLSLHPSPKSHAASIAFFLTPAAPSPSVNALAVVFAAADSSHIRVQIDLAGETAAQTAPRGIPKKLHSWIDYNATSATLQVRLSASRLPKPPRALLSHPLHLDSALLLRSTKPMLAGFASSHANCSLFSWAFRANHGPPYLMHSLPLDPTGLSLTTPPPDRLPRAPPGNRYPWVSLLLAAACGAVFTFVVLFVWYSMGKRRPVAPVEYPMHPSSSDIVYEKIVLVGVKDLPADVTAAARK